One window of the Runella slithyformis DSM 19594 genome contains the following:
- the ruvB gene encoding Holliday junction branch migration DNA helicase RuvB: MDTSIVRKNTPMDTDREVERALRPLSFGDFTGQDKVLNNLKVFVEAARQRTEPLDHTLLHGPPGLGKTTLSHILANEMNAGIKTTTGPVLDKPGDLAGLLTNLQPNDVLFIDEIHRLNPIVEEYLYSAMEDFKIDIMLDSGPNARSLQIQISPFTLVGATTRAGLLTAPLRARFGINARLEYYDAELLCTILQRSSGLLKTPIEPEAAMELASRSRGTPRIANNLLRRTRDFAQILGDGTITMDIARRALKALEVDSNGLDDMDNRILKTIIEKFKGGPVGISTIATACGEEAETIVEMYEPFLIQEGYIKRTFRGREATEKAYHHLKIPVYLSEAA; the protein is encoded by the coding sequence ATGGATACAAGCATTGTCAGAAAAAACACTCCCATGGATACTGACCGCGAGGTAGAGCGTGCTTTGCGGCCTTTGAGTTTCGGCGATTTTACGGGGCAGGACAAGGTTCTGAACAACCTCAAAGTGTTTGTTGAAGCAGCGCGTCAACGGACCGAACCCCTCGACCATACCCTGCTTCACGGGCCTCCCGGGTTGGGGAAAACGACCCTCTCTCACATTCTGGCCAACGAGATGAACGCCGGCATCAAAACTACGACCGGTCCGGTATTGGATAAACCCGGCGATCTGGCCGGGCTGCTGACCAATCTGCAGCCGAACGATGTGCTGTTCATTGACGAAATTCACCGCCTGAATCCCATCGTGGAGGAATACCTGTATTCGGCCATGGAGGATTTTAAGATTGACATCATGCTCGACAGCGGCCCCAATGCCCGCTCGCTGCAAATTCAGATAAGCCCTTTTACGCTCGTGGGCGCTACCACGCGTGCCGGCCTGCTTACCGCGCCTCTACGGGCCCGTTTCGGCATTAATGCGCGTTTGGAGTACTACGACGCCGAGTTGTTGTGTACAATTCTTCAACGTTCTTCGGGCCTGTTGAAAACACCCATTGAGCCTGAAGCAGCCATGGAACTGGCAAGCAGAAGTCGCGGAACTCCGCGCATTGCCAACAACCTTTTACGCCGCACGCGCGACTTCGCACAAATCCTCGGCGACGGTACCATTACCATGGACATTGCCCGCCGCGCCCTGAAGGCATTGGAGGTGGATTCCAATGGACTGGACGACATGGATAACCGCATCTTGAAAACCATCATTGAAAAATTCAAAGGCGGTCCGGTGGGTATCTCCACCATTGCCACGGCCTGCGGCGAAGAGGCCGAAACCATTGTAGAGATGTACGAGCCGTTTTTGATTCAGGAGGGTTATATTAAACGAACTTTTCGAGGGCGTGAGGCTACCGAGAAAGCCTATCATCATCTTAAGATTCCTGTCTATTTATCAGAAGCAGCGTGA